A section of the Hippea sp. KM1 genome encodes:
- a CDS encoding ABC transporter ATP-binding protein, with the protein MLKAEDIRVSYGKAQALKGVSIEVKEGEAVAVIGSNGSGKTTLLNAIVNIVSKSGRVVFLGEDITHSKTYKIMRMGMAYLPDKRTVFADLSVYDNLAIAAFNRIKRESWDYFKRESDKVFDIFPNLKNKLYLKAGLLSGGEQQMLSIAQLLLRRPKFVMLDEPSAGLSPKLVKELFNIIVFMKESGFTVLVVEQNVNKTIKVADRVYVLKNGVITDEGRACDFQDELRIKRAYFGG; encoded by the coding sequence ATGCTAAAGGCTGAGGATATTCGGGTTTCATACGGAAAGGCTCAAGCGTTAAAGGGCGTCTCTATAGAGGTTAAAGAGGGTGAGGCTGTTGCCGTGATAGGCTCAAACGGCAGCGGCAAGACAACGCTCTTGAATGCAATTGTAAATATTGTGAGCAAAAGCGGCAGGGTTGTATTCTTGGGTGAGGATATAACCCATTCAAAGACATATAAGATAATGAGGATGGGTATGGCCTATCTTCCCGATAAACGCACGGTCTTTGCCGATTTGAGTGTTTATGATAACCTTGCCATAGCGGCATTCAATAGGATAAAGAGGGAATCGTGGGACTATTTTAAAAGGGAGAGTGATAAGGTTTTTGATATTTTCCCCAATCTTAAGAATAAGCTTTATTTAAAGGCCGGTCTGTTAAGCGGTGGGGAGCAGCAGATGCTGTCTATAGCTCAACTGCTTCTGAGGAGGCCCAAGTTTGTTATGCTGGATGAGCCTTCGGCCGGTTTGTCGCCCAAGCTTGTTAAGGAGCTGTTTAATATCATAGTGTTTATGAAGGAGAGCGGCTTTACCGTTTTGGTGGTTGAACAGAATGTGAACAAAACCATAAAGGTGGCAGATAGGGTGTATGTTTTGAAAAACGGTGTTATAACAGATGAGGGAAGGGCTTGCGATTTTCAGGATGAGCTGAGAATAAAAAGGGCTTATTTTGGAGGATAG
- a CDS encoding ABC transporter ATP-binding protein, with product MEKAPILSVLNVSKSFGGIRAVDGVSFDVKQKQIKALIGPNGAGKTTLFNIITGLYKPDSGKIRFLNKELTRLKPFELAPLGITRTFQNIRLVDSLTIAENIAVGLHIEGEFNPFKVMLGITGKREKAIFEKVERSMRFLKIEDYAYKMPSEVPFGIKRLVELARAMVAQPKLILLDEPAAGLNESETDKLLNAIFRIWEGGVSILLIEHDIEFVANCSHSVVVMDSGKKIAEGLPSEITNDDRVIKAYLGG from the coding sequence ATGGAAAAAGCACCAATACTAAGTGTTTTGAATGTATCCAAATCTTTTGGCGGCATAAGGGCTGTTGATGGTGTCAGCTTCGATGTTAAGCAAAAGCAGATAAAGGCCTTAATCGGGCCAAACGGGGCGGGCAAGACAACGCTTTTTAATATAATTACCGGTCTGTATAAGCCAGACAGCGGAAAGATTCGGTTTTTGAATAAGGAGCTGACCAGACTAAAACCGTTTGAACTTGCCCCTTTGGGTATAACCAGAACATTTCAGAATATTAGGCTCGTTGATAGCCTGACTATTGCTGAGAATATAGCGGTGGGTTTGCATATAGAGGGTGAGTTTAATCCTTTTAAGGTTATGCTTGGTATAACAGGAAAAAGGGAGAAGGCCATATTTGAGAAGGTTGAGCGCTCCATGCGTTTCTTAAAGATAGAGGATTATGCTTACAAGATGCCCTCTGAGGTTCCTTTTGGCATAAAGCGGCTCGTTGAGCTTGCAAGGGCTATGGTGGCACAGCCAAAACTCATCCTGCTTGATGAGCCTGCTGCAGGCCTCAATGAGAGCGAGACCGATAAGCTGCTCAATGCCATATTCAGGATTTGGGAAGGGGGCGTGTCGATCCTCCTTATTGAGCATGACATTGAATTTGTGGCCAACTGTTCTCACTCTGTTGTGGTGATGGATAGTGGTAAAAAGATTGCAGAGGGGTTGCCGAGTGAGATAACCAACGACGATAGGGTGATTAAGGCGTATTTGGGTGGGTAA
- a CDS encoding branched-chain amino acid ABC transporter permease: protein MKEFSAICVFVAVMLLIGVVESNPFVLNMLSVAAISSIVVMGLNILSGFAGQISLGHAGFVGLGAYISAIISIKFGISPWISMFITAFVVGLISLFVAYPTLKLKGHYLAMATLAIGEIIYMLANNLNWITGGHQGLVGIPMLSVGDFVFDSEKKFYFFIWILVFVFAFIAKNITSSAFGRALKSTSLAEQAALSFGINTHKYKIIAFVISCIYASFAGSLFAFYIGFISPTSFSLLKSINYVVMMFVGGMGSIFGGLVMAVFLEVIPNLITSLQDYWPIFNGLLLIVMVMFMPKGLGGFIRWKKHQY from the coding sequence ATGAAGGAGTTTAGCGCCATCTGTGTCTTTGTGGCAGTAATGTTGCTTATTGGGGTTGTTGAGAGCAATCCGTTTGTCCTGAATATGCTTTCGGTTGCAGCCATAAGCTCTATAGTTGTTATGGGTTTGAATATACTCTCAGGTTTTGCCGGTCAGATATCGTTGGGTCATGCGGGCTTTGTGGGGCTTGGTGCATACATATCGGCCATTATCTCTATCAAGTTTGGCATATCACCATGGATTTCTATGTTTATAACGGCTTTTGTTGTGGGTTTGATTTCCCTATTTGTGGCCTATCCCACACTGAAGCTAAAGGGGCATTATCTGGCTATGGCCACACTGGCTATAGGCGAGATTATCTATATGCTTGCCAATAATTTGAATTGGATAACCGGTGGGCATCAGGGTTTGGTTGGCATACCGATGCTTTCTGTTGGCGATTTTGTATTCGATAGCGAGAAGAAGTTTTACTTCTTTATCTGGATTTTGGTATTTGTGTTTGCCTTTATTGCCAAGAATATCACATCATCGGCCTTCGGCAGGGCGCTTAAGAGCACAAGCCTGGCAGAGCAGGCTGCCCTCTCATTTGGCATAAATACGCATAAATACAAGATCATAGCCTTTGTTATAAGCTGTATCTATGCCTCATTTGCAGGTTCGCTTTTTGCATTTTACATAGGCTTTATCTCGCCCACATCGTTTAGTCTTTTGAAGTCGATAAACTATGTGGTCATGATGTTTGTTGGCGGAATGGGCAGTATATTTGGCGGGCTTGTTATGGCTGTATTCTTGGAGGTGATTCCCAACCTGATCACCTCGCTTCAGGATTACTGGCCGATATTCAACGGTCTTCTGCTTATTGTTATGGTTATGTTTATGCCTAAGGGTTTAGGTGGTTTTATTCGATGGAAAAAGCACCAATACTAA
- a CDS encoding branched-chain amino acid ABC transporter permease, with protein METFIQYTINGIITGLIYALVAIGFNIIYSSVKIVNFAQGEFIMLGGVVEFYLLGLGWPVVLSLIASSVFVGIVGILIYFIFIKNTRKPTELSLIILTIGISVLIRGITMVVFGKNAYPVKNFLPFESVSVAGLTFSSQYVIVLSVVVVLVGLLFWFFSKTLTGKLFVASSLNPLACRLFGVNVSNLGGMSFFISGLVGAIGGAVVAPISFVKYDMGLMFGLKGFAASVVGGFGNNIGAVVGGLVIGISESLAAGYVSSSYKDMVAFVVMIAVLFVAPEGIFGSKDVERV; from the coding sequence ATAGAAACCTTTATTCAATACACGATAAACGGCATAATAACGGGTTTAATATACGCCCTTGTTGCCATAGGTTTTAACATAATTTACTCATCGGTAAAGATAGTGAACTTTGCCCAGGGCGAATTTATAATGCTGGGCGGTGTTGTTGAATTCTATCTTTTGGGCCTGGGGTGGCCTGTTGTTTTATCCTTAATAGCTTCATCGGTGTTTGTCGGTATTGTTGGTATTTTAATCTATTTTATTTTCATAAAGAACACAAGGAAGCCCACTGAGCTTTCCTTGATAATATTGACCATAGGCATATCGGTTCTCATCAGGGGCATAACGATGGTGGTTTTTGGTAAAAACGCCTATCCTGTTAAGAACTTCCTACCCTTCGAAAGCGTAAGTGTTGCTGGTTTGACATTCTCAAGCCAGTATGTAATTGTTTTGTCTGTCGTTGTTGTATTGGTTGGGTTGTTGTTCTGGTTTTTTTCTAAAACCTTAACGGGCAAGCTGTTTGTGGCAAGCTCGCTCAACCCACTGGCCTGCAGGCTATTTGGCGTCAATGTATCGAATTTAGGTGGCATGAGTTTTTTTATAAGCGGCCTGGTTGGTGCCATTGGCGGGGCTGTGGTTGCCCCTATTAGCTTTGTTAAATACGACATGGGTTTGATGTTTGGTCTTAAGGGTTTTGCAGCCAGCGTGGTTGGCGGTTTTGGGAACAACATAGGAGCTGTGGTCGGAGGTCTGGTTATAGGGATCAGTGAATCATTGGCAGCCGGGTATGTCTCATCCTCCTATAAGGACATGGTTGCCTTTGTGGTTATGATAGCCGTGCTTTTTGTTGCACCTGAAGGTATATTTGGTTCTAAGGATGTTGAGAGGGTGTAA